In Papaver somniferum cultivar HN1 chromosome 1, ASM357369v1, whole genome shotgun sequence, a genomic segment contains:
- the LOC113290064 gene encoding uncharacterized RNA-binding protein C17H9.04c-like isoform X1, translated as MTEEGREGDWECGGCGNRNYAFRSFCNRCKQPRLLVDTKTPADSKWLPRIGDWICSGCSNYNYASREKCKKCGQSKELAAMPQIAMSGASLPNYAHQFARGQGDLALKMNFGLTGNSALQQPLPFDPNWLLGGVDKYGPQPASAWPFVGSSDAGFSLVNTANPHMVPKGWRSGDWVCDCGFHNYSSRAQCKKCNASLPSSTLSSVANTANRDFSPTHGTKRLAPEEFVNDWDNKRLNAGYMNHLTSNQQQSFRGFNQMGQSGNQQQRGGYLPYQSESMAMVSGIQLPMQLPIAPTLLGKGEKQWRDGDWMCTNCSNHNYASRSRCNRCKYERDVLNQSINVA; from the exons ATGACAGAAGAAGGAAGAGAAGGAGATTGGGAGTGTGGTGGTTGTGGAAACAGGAATTATGCTTTTAGGTCGTTCTGTAATCGTTGTAAACAACCTCGACTTCTTGTTGATACTAAAACTCCTGCTGATTCTAAATGGTTACCTCGTATTGGAGATTGGATCTGCTCTG GTTGCAGTAACTACAATTATGCGTCGAGGGAGAAGTGCAAAAAATGTGGTCAATCAAAGGAGCTAGCAGCAATGCCGCAGATTGCAATGTCTGGAGCTTCACTGCCAAATTATGCGCATCAATTTGCTAGGGGTCAAGGAGATTTGGCACTGAAGATGAATTTTGGGCTAACAGGCAATTCTGCTCTCCAGCAGCCACTTCCCTTTGATCCTAATTGGTTACTTGGAGGTGTTGACAAATATGGACCTCAACCAGCATCAGCATGGCCCTTTGTTGGTAGTAGTGATGCCGGGTTCTCACTTGTAAACACTGCAAATCCGCATATGGTTCCAAAAGGATGGCGGAGTGGTGATTGGGTTTGCGACTGTGGCTTTCACAACTACTCTTCTCGTGCTCAG TGTAAAAAATGCAATGCTTCTTTGCCGTCTAGTACACTCTCCTCTGTGGCGAATACTGCAAATAGAGATTTCTCTCCAA CTCATGGAACGAAAAGATTGGCTCCAGAGGAATTTGTTAATGACTGGGATAATAAGAGGCTAAACGCAGGATACATGAACCATCTG ACAAGCAATCAACAGCAATCATTCCGTGGATTTAATCAGATGGGGCAGTCTGGCAATCAGCAACAACGTGGGGGTTATCTCCCTTATCAAAGCGAAAGTATGGCAATGGTGTCAGGCATACAATTGCCAATGCAGCTTCCAATAGCGCCTACACTTTTAGGAAAAGG GGAAAAACAGTGGCGTGATGGAGATTGGATGTGCACGAATtgcagcaaccacaattatgcaTCCAGATCACGTTGCAATAG gtgtaaatatgaaagagatgTGCTGAACCAGTCTATAAATGTTGCGTAG
- the LOC113290064 gene encoding uncharacterized protein LOC113290064 isoform X2, giving the protein MTEEGREGDWECGGCGNRNYAFRSFCNRCKQPRLLVDTKTPADSKWLPRIGDWICSGCSNYNYASREKCKKCGQSKELAAMPQIAMSGASLPNYAHQFARGQGDLALKMNFGLTGNSALQQPLPFDPNWLLGGVDKYGPQPASAWPFVGSSDAGFSLVNTANPHMVPKGWRSGDWVCDCGFHNYSSRAQCKKCNASLPSSTLSSVANTANRDFSPTHGTKRLAPEEFVNDWDNKRLNAGYMNHLMGQSGNQQQRGGYLPYQSESMAMVSGIQLPMQLPIAPTLLGKGEKQWRDGDWMCTNCSNHNYASRSRCNRCKYERDVLNQSINVA; this is encoded by the exons ATGACAGAAGAAGGAAGAGAAGGAGATTGGGAGTGTGGTGGTTGTGGAAACAGGAATTATGCTTTTAGGTCGTTCTGTAATCGTTGTAAACAACCTCGACTTCTTGTTGATACTAAAACTCCTGCTGATTCTAAATGGTTACCTCGTATTGGAGATTGGATCTGCTCTG GTTGCAGTAACTACAATTATGCGTCGAGGGAGAAGTGCAAAAAATGTGGTCAATCAAAGGAGCTAGCAGCAATGCCGCAGATTGCAATGTCTGGAGCTTCACTGCCAAATTATGCGCATCAATTTGCTAGGGGTCAAGGAGATTTGGCACTGAAGATGAATTTTGGGCTAACAGGCAATTCTGCTCTCCAGCAGCCACTTCCCTTTGATCCTAATTGGTTACTTGGAGGTGTTGACAAATATGGACCTCAACCAGCATCAGCATGGCCCTTTGTTGGTAGTAGTGATGCCGGGTTCTCACTTGTAAACACTGCAAATCCGCATATGGTTCCAAAAGGATGGCGGAGTGGTGATTGGGTTTGCGACTGTGGCTTTCACAACTACTCTTCTCGTGCTCAG TGTAAAAAATGCAATGCTTCTTTGCCGTCTAGTACACTCTCCTCTGTGGCGAATACTGCAAATAGAGATTTCTCTCCAA CTCATGGAACGAAAAGATTGGCTCCAGAGGAATTTGTTAATGACTGGGATAATAAGAGGCTAAACGCAGGATACATGAACCATCTG ATGGGGCAGTCTGGCAATCAGCAACAACGTGGGGGTTATCTCCCTTATCAAAGCGAAAGTATGGCAATGGTGTCAGGCATACAATTGCCAATGCAGCTTCCAATAGCGCCTACACTTTTAGGAAAAGG GGAAAAACAGTGGCGTGATGGAGATTGGATGTGCACGAATtgcagcaaccacaattatgcaTCCAGATCACGTTGCAATAG gtgtaaatatgaaagagatgTGCTGAACCAGTCTATAAATGTTGCGTAG
- the LOC113290070 gene encoding putative HVA22-like protein g, with translation MIGSFLTRGLVMVFGYAYPAYECFKTVEKNKPEIEQLRFWCQYWILVAMLTVFERVGDTFVSWVPMYSEAKLAFFIYLWYPKTMGTTYVYDSFFRPYITKHEPEIDRNLLELKTRAGDMAILYWQRAATYGQTRVFEILQYVASQSTSRPRPSQQQQGVEARQPPANVRPRPAAPPTAQPPSRTSSTGTTQQPTRTASTGTTEEQQEPAQETVVSHPKPLAPSVTAAVVAAAVSAQTTVAALLASETALPSSISKPSNVEAEISKKEPVPAAANENANQPQQDTVMNEAIRMTRGRLRKTRSGDR, from the exons ATGATAGGATCATTTCTTACCAGAGGGCTCGT AATGGTTTTCGGATATGCATATCCAGCTTATGAGTGCTTTAAAACTGTAGAAAAGAACAAACCGGAGATTGAGCAACTCCGATTTTGGTGCCAATACTG GATTTTAGTTGCAATGCTTACTGTTTTTGAAAGGGTAGGAGACACTTTTGTTTCATG GGTGCCAATGTACAGCGAAGCCAAGCTGGCCTTCTTCATATACTTGTGGTATCCTAAAACAATG GGAACAACATACGTCTATGATTCTTTTTTCCGCCCATACATCACAAAGCATGAACCAGAAATTGATCGTAACCTATTGGAGCTAAAAACTAGGGCTGGAGACATGGCAATTCTTTATTGGCAAAGGGCTGCAACCTATGGTCAGACGAGGGTTTTTGAGATTTTGCAGTACGTAGCTTCACAGTCAACCTCTAGACCTCGTCCATCTCAG CAACAGCAGGGTGTAGAGGCTCGCCAACCTCCTGCTAATGTCAGACCTCGTCCAGCAGCTCCCCCTACTGCACAACCGCCGTCTCGTACTTCCAGCACAGGTACGACTCAACAGCCAACACGCACTGCTAGTACAGGCACAACTGAAGAGCAACAGGAGCCAGCTCAAGAGACAGTTGTTTCTCATCCAAAACCTCTAGCACCCTCAGTAACTGCAGCAGTTGTAGCAGCAGCAGTCAGTGCACAAACAACAGTTGCTGCGCTACTTGCTAGTGAGACTGCTCTTCCTTCCAGTATTAGTAAACCTTCGAATGTTGAAGCAGAAATAAGTAAGAAAGAACCAGTTCCAGCTGCAGCAAATGAAAATGCAAACCAACCACAGCAAGATACAGTCATGAATGAAGCTATTCGGATGACACGCGGCAGGTTGAGGAAAACCCGATCTGGAGACCGTTAA
- the LOC113290076 gene encoding uncharacterized protein LOC113290076 translates to MEANALGCSLISSNPSRFFHNPVSYRLSPQPHRNRRHQSLRIKAGPSGSNDSVNDGDIPPPPTSPITPPDTVEIRFRRGSRKRSKQEKLDPTGERPKPPKKEWEAMTYTEKAIELYMGEKGLLFWLNKFAYASIYIIIGAWILFRFVGPSLGFYQLDAPSLTPSDILLKP, encoded by the coding sequence ATGGAAGCTAACGCTCTCGGCTGTTCTCTCATATCCTCAAACCCATCAAGGTTCTTCCACAACCCTGTTAGCTACAGATTATCTCCGCAACCTCACCGGAATCGTCGTCATCAATCTCTAAGAATCAAAGCTGGTCCTAGTGGCAGCAATGACAGTGTGAACGATGGCgacattccaccaccaccaacatcaccaATCACACCGCCAGACACAGTTGAGATTAGGTTCCGGCGAGGATCAAGAAAAAGATCTAAACAGGAGAAACTGGATCCTACTGGTGAAAGACCCAAGCCTCCTAAAAAAGAATGGGAAGCCATGACCTATACAGAGAAGGCAATTGAGCTGTACATGGGAGAGAAGGGGCTTCTTTTCTGGTTAAACAAGTTTGCATACGCCTCCATCTATATAATCATAGGTGCATGGATTCTGTTCCGCTTCGTTGGTCCTTCACTCGGGTTTTATCAACTAGATGCTCCTTCTTTGACACCAAGTGATATTCTGCTCAAACCATAA
- the LOC113290084 gene encoding transcription factor E2FA-like isoform X1, translating to MARAQAGEWVTNKEQLEAISSQGTSMSGVGCKRYQTGERVNGQGYTDAANSPLPSASAGTKRYGRANTKNTSSGPQTSQSTDDFAANLLTPTGSCRYDSSLGLLTKKFISLILEAKDGILDLNKTADILKVQKRRIYDITNVLEGIGLVEKTSKNNIRWKGLGMQMPMDLDDEVTKLKADIESEYDEERRLDTKIRAKQERLRSLGADENCQRFLFLTEEDIMSIPNYQNNTLIAIKAPQASSLEVPDPDEVVDYPQKHFRMIVRSTTGPIDVYLVSNCSGRV from the exons ATGGCCCGTGCTCAGGCTGGAGAATGGGTCACTAACAAAGAACAATTAGAGGCTATTAGTAGCCAGGGTACATCTATGTCAGGCGTAGGTTGCAAGCGTTACCAGACTGGTGAACGGGTAAATGGCCAGGGATATACAGACGCAGCTAACAGTCCTCTTCCTTCAGCCTCAGCCGGTACCAAGCGTTATGGCAGAGCGAATACGAAAAATACAAGTTCCGGTCCTCAAACGTCTCAATCAACTGATG ACTTTGCAGCTAATTTACTAACACCAACTGGTAGCTGTCGATACGATAGTTCTTTAG GTTTGCTAACAAAGAAATTCATAAGCTTGATCCTGGAGGCTAAGGATGGCATTCTTGATCTGAACAAAACTGCAGATATTCTAAAG GTACAAAAGAGGAGAATATATGATATTACTAATGTTCTTGAAGGAATAGGATTAGTAGAGAAAACATCAAAGAACAATATAAGATGGAA GGGGCTTGGGATGCAAATGCCAATGGATCTGGATGACGAAGTTACTAAACTAAAG GCTGACATAGAAAGTGAATATGATGAAGAACGCAGGCTTGACACAAAGATAAG AGCAAAACAAGAGAGGCTGAGGAGCTTGGGTGCTGATGAGAACTGTCAAAG GTTTCTCTTCTTAACCGAAGAAGATATCATGAGCATCCCAAACTATCAG AATAACACACTTATCGCAATAAAAGCTCCTCAAGCAAGCTCTCTTGAAGTCCCAGATCCTGACGAG GTGGTCGATTATCCACAGAAGCACTTCCGGATGATAGTTAGAAGCACAACAGGACCCATCGATGTGTACTTAGTGAGCAACtgcagtgggcgagtataa
- the LOC113290084 gene encoding transcription factor E2FA-like isoform X2 — protein MARAQAGEWVTNKEQLEAISSQGTSMSGVGCKRYQTGERVNGQGYTDAANSPLPSASAGTKRYGRANTKNTNFAANLLTPTGSCRYDSSLGLLTKKFISLILEAKDGILDLNKTADILKVQKRRIYDITNVLEGIGLVEKTSKNNIRWKGLGMQMPMDLDDEVTKLKADIESEYDEERRLDTKIRAKQERLRSLGADENCQRFLFLTEEDIMSIPNYQNNTLIAIKAPQASSLEVPDPDEVVDYPQKHFRMIVRSTTGPIDVYLVSNCSGRV, from the exons ATGGCCCGTGCTCAGGCTGGAGAATGGGTCACTAACAAAGAACAATTAGAGGCTATTAGTAGCCAGGGTACATCTATGTCAGGCGTAGGTTGCAAGCGTTACCAGACTGGTGAACGGGTAAATGGCCAGGGATATACAGACGCAGCTAACAGTCCTCTTCCTTCAGCCTCAGCCGGTACCAAGCGTTATGGCAGAGCGAATACGAAAAATACAA ACTTTGCAGCTAATTTACTAACACCAACTGGTAGCTGTCGATACGATAGTTCTTTAG GTTTGCTAACAAAGAAATTCATAAGCTTGATCCTGGAGGCTAAGGATGGCATTCTTGATCTGAACAAAACTGCAGATATTCTAAAG GTACAAAAGAGGAGAATATATGATATTACTAATGTTCTTGAAGGAATAGGATTAGTAGAGAAAACATCAAAGAACAATATAAGATGGAA GGGGCTTGGGATGCAAATGCCAATGGATCTGGATGACGAAGTTACTAAACTAAAG GCTGACATAGAAAGTGAATATGATGAAGAACGCAGGCTTGACACAAAGATAAG AGCAAAACAAGAGAGGCTGAGGAGCTTGGGTGCTGATGAGAACTGTCAAAG GTTTCTCTTCTTAACCGAAGAAGATATCATGAGCATCCCAAACTATCAG AATAACACACTTATCGCAATAAAAGCTCCTCAAGCAAGCTCTCTTGAAGTCCCAGATCCTGACGAG GTGGTCGATTATCCACAGAAGCACTTCCGGATGATAGTTAGAAGCACAACAGGACCCATCGATGTGTACTTAGTGAGCAACtgcagtgggcgagtataa